One Bemisia tabaci chromosome 4, PGI_BMITA_v3 genomic window, aaatgtaataaCAAGAAATTGCATTTAACACCCTCCTCAGATTTAGAATCTTGAACAGGGAGTGAATAGTTCCAGCACTGTTCCTGCATGTTGAGGTATGAGATTCAAAACTTAGTCAAGAACATTAAGTTAATGCCGTTTTGCTATAAAAATTATAGTCTGAGGTTCCTTCTTCCTGTGCATCTTAAATTCACTGAGCATTGTTCCCAGTGAATGTGAGGCCTTTCTTTGTCATTACCTTTTACGAAGGATTTTTTCCATTAAGTTTTGAGTATgagagaaataaacatttttgaaaacaaaagcAGAATTGAGAGGTGAGGAATATAATTTACAGTCAAGTATAAAATACTTTCTGGAACATTATGAGTATACTGCATCACTGGAAACCGTTGACAAACTTTGAGTTTGTGATTTTAGTGACGCAGGATCAAATTCCGGAGATAACGCTCTGCCACGGTGATTAACTGTATAGAAAGAAGGGATATTCCGTAAAGTTTCCCAGGATTTACTTTCCAGATCCACAGTGGCTCGGATTTCTTTGAAGTCTCCAGCTATTTGCAAAATACCATACATTGTAAGGAACATACTAATGATCGCCTGTAACAAAATCTGAAACATGAAGAAATAAGGATTATTTAGCTGAGTTATATTGTGATCGCAGTTGTGCTCAAAACGAAGAGACTATTTTTAGTTTCTATTGAAATAATGAAGATGATATAGAGAATATGCATGATGAAACAGCATTTGCTGTGCAGTAATTAGGCAGTGCGTCACAGACTTAAATTTTCCACTAAATCTTTTCAGGCCTGCAGCCCTGAAGTTCCCTCGGAAGCTCCTTTCAAATCAGTATAGACTTGTGACCAGAATGACATTAAGAATAACacattgatggccaaagtgcgaaacaatGTACCTTTGTTTgaaacattgcagacttcctgagatatttcgttttttctttaaaaaactagtCGAGTGAACGATTGAAACTACTAAACAAAGTGACTGAAAAGTTGTTAACATCAAGTTTATACACCCTGTAAATTGATGAATATTCCAATATTAACTAACGTTTGTCACCAGATTACAAGCCTGAGGGTCAGTTTGACTTGCATTTCACTGTCCTttgaccatagagtacatagagtcgtaatgtgaatgggagagctggGACTATGTCCTGGACGACAAGTTCCACTCCAGTGTGcgggtcactttttcaatacattttcgatccaaaatggtggtgcggaatacgtagtaattcttagattctttgtttacatcggatggccgggtccccgtgtattgcaaagaatcgattatgttTCGAAAAAGCGTCCCGGCAATGCACAGGAGTCATcaaattcgggacctggaaaatgcttaaaattggtTCCAGTTCTCCCAatcacattacgactctatgtactctatgcccTTGACCAATTAAGGGTATTCATCAACCAATCAGAGCCTGACAGTCTGTTACAAGAGACTGTTGATGAGTTTTCCGCAAACTATAATTCACAACCAGCCAAGAGTGTGGGATGTAGACAAACATAATAATAAGTTAAAAGTGTTTTGAACTGACTAATGTGTCACGACCATTTTAGTTTCAAGGAGTTTTCTAGCATGTTTCAGAACGGATAGGTCCAAGAAATTGCTCTTTCTCTCATAAAAGAAAAAGATTGAATTCCATAATAAATTAATCGAATCAGAGACACCAGAGAGCTAATAATACCAAACCGGGAAACATTAACAGCCCGAAAACTTTGTAAATGGGGTGTGAAGTG contains:
- the EMC5 gene encoding ER membrane protein complex subunit 5, which codes for MFPRTFLTMGILSLFHAAYSAVQHRSYLRITAQEFTTLPLDILLQAIISMFLTMYGILQIAGDFKEIRATVDLESKSWETLRNIPSFYTVNHRGRALSPEFDPASLKSQTQSLSTVSSDAVYS